In Sebaldella termitidis ATCC 33386, one DNA window encodes the following:
- a CDS encoding D-alanyl-D-alanine carboxypeptidase family protein encodes MKKRYFVVLAMLVTFLFAEGEPAGSSGGGDTPAETVKTKEKTEKDKNQEVKDSINKAVKEVQNEKTGNPGTDTLGTESGTGTPNTINGTPGGNGAENGEIPINPENGTPEITVEPPKAPVKSGPAKIDPKKPVKQAIDKEQEGPTFYKGEILTYIATADGYKIKSNGSAVVHPTASLAKVMNILVALDQVDKGNKSLDDKVCFDQATANVGGSWLNVKAGECFVLRDLLRAENIYSANNAAYLVAKHIGNGSIDKFVELMNEKAKELGMKNTKFYTPAGLPTSMTGRQLDTSTADDLYLLAMAAMKDKRIREWAGEKELILENSLGEQIIYPSRNHLLEKFGIWGLKTGFHNLSGYNIIVTSKKGNVEIVAVVLGEVTDAARTKLLTEEFQAIEAQLTIVKKAGSDMGEFKLKDGKKKTIKGTLAEDVYEVKNNPYEYETRDLNIKAPVQKGTVIGELIIKKGGKEIGKVNIISSEEVKELSGFGKFLRFITFGWL; translated from the coding sequence ATGAAGAAGAGATATTTTGTCGTTCTGGCAATGTTAGTTACATTTTTATTTGCCGAAGGGGAACCGGCAGGCAGCAGCGGAGGCGGAGATACACCGGCAGAGACTGTAAAGACAAAAGAAAAAACTGAAAAAGATAAAAATCAGGAAGTTAAGGACAGTATAAATAAGGCAGTAAAAGAAGTACAAAATGAAAAAACAGGAAATCCCGGTACAGACACACTGGGAACAGAGTCAGGAACTGGTACGCCGAATACAATAAACGGAACTCCGGGAGGGAATGGAGCAGAAAACGGAGAAATACCTATTAATCCGGAAAACGGAACTCCGGAAATAACTGTAGAGCCTCCAAAAGCTCCTGTGAAATCCGGACCTGCCAAGATAGATCCTAAAAAACCTGTGAAACAGGCAATTGATAAAGAGCAGGAAGGGCCTACCTTCTATAAAGGTGAAATATTAACATATATAGCAACTGCAGACGGATATAAAATCAAGTCAAACGGTTCTGCTGTGGTTCATCCCACTGCATCGCTGGCTAAGGTCATGAATATACTTGTTGCTCTTGATCAGGTAGACAAGGGGAATAAATCTCTGGATGATAAAGTATGCTTTGATCAGGCTACGGCCAATGTGGGCGGCAGCTGGCTGAATGTAAAAGCGGGAGAATGCTTTGTATTAAGAGATCTGCTGAGAGCTGAAAATATATATTCTGCCAATAACGCAGCTTATCTCGTGGCAAAGCACATAGGAAACGGTTCAATAGATAAATTCGTGGAATTAATGAATGAAAAAGCAAAAGAGCTTGGGATGAAGAACACTAAATTTTATACTCCGGCAGGACTTCCCACTTCTATGACAGGAAGACAGCTTGATACATCTACAGCTGATGATCTTTACCTTCTTGCTATGGCAGCGATGAAAGATAAAAGAATAAGAGAATGGGCAGGGGAAAAAGAGCTCATACTGGAAAATAGTCTGGGAGAACAGATAATTTATCCAAGCAGAAATCATTTGCTTGAAAAATTTGGAATTTGGGGACTGAAGACCGGATTTCATAATTTATCAGGATATAATATAATCGTGACAAGTAAAAAAGGAAATGTAGAGATAGTAGCTGTAGTGCTCGGAGAGGTTACTGATGCAGCCAGAACAAAGCTTCTTACAGAGGAATTTCAAGCTATAGAGGCACAACTGACTATAGTAAAAAAAGCCGGGTCAGATATGGGTGAGTTCAAGCTGAAAGACGGCAAAAAGAAAACAATAAAAGGTACTCTTGCAGAGGATGTCTATGAAGTAAAAAATAATCCTTATGAATACGAAACAAGAGATCTGAATATAAAAGCGCCTGTACAGAAAGGAACTGTAATCGGTGAGCTGATTATAAAAAAAGGCGGAAAAGAGATAGGAAAAGTAAATATTATTTCAAGTGAAGAGGTAAAAGAATTAAGCGGTTTTGGTAAATTTTTAAGATTTATTACATTCGGCTGGTTATAA
- the nth gene encoding endonuclease III encodes MTKKERFNKVFPILEQKFQVPITALNYETPYQLLIAVILSAQCTDVRVNIVTKELFKIVKGPKDLAEMDLKEIEKHIRSTGFYKNKAKNIQMCSRQLLEKYNGEVPNTMEELRGLAGVGRKTANVVLGDIWNIREGIVVDTHVKRLSNRIGFVKSDNPEIIEKELMKFIPKKHWFEYSHYLILHGRDKCIARKPKCEICEIKEYCKYYETNLKKNKEKS; translated from the coding sequence ATGACAAAAAAAGAACGCTTTAATAAGGTATTTCCTATCTTGGAGCAGAAATTTCAAGTACCTATTACTGCTTTGAACTATGAAACACCTTATCAGTTATTGATTGCCGTTATTTTGTCGGCACAATGCACAGATGTAAGAGTGAATATAGTTACGAAAGAATTATTTAAAATAGTAAAGGGACCGAAAGATCTTGCTGAAATGGATCTGAAGGAAATAGAAAAACACATAAGATCTACAGGTTTTTATAAAAATAAAGCTAAAAATATACAGATGTGTTCCAGACAGCTTTTGGAAAAATATAACGGTGAAGTTCCGAATACCATGGAAGAGCTGAGAGGACTTGCGGGAGTCGGAAGGAAGACCGCCAATGTGGTATTAGGGGATATCTGGAATATTCGTGAAGGAATTGTTGTAGATACGCATGTAAAGAGACTTTCAAACAGAATAGGATTTGTTAAGAGTGATAATCCTGAGATTATAGAAAAGGAACTCATGAAATTTATTCCGAAAAAACATTGGTTTGAGTACTCACATTATCTCATTCTTCACGGCAGAGATAAATGTATAGCCAGAAAACCCAAATGTGAGATTTGTGAAATAAAGGAATATTGTAAATATTATGAAACAAATTTAAAAAAGAATAAGGAGAAGTCATGA
- a CDS encoding IMPACT family protein translates to MNTVKNETVIEFEEKKSKFLGYIKPVNSVKEAEKFINEIKAMHPNATHNVPLYRVVENGQEYFKYNDDGEPSSTAGKPMAEILNILDIYNVALVATRYFGGIKLGAGGLIRNYAKTAKLAVNEAGITEYRERAVFILDYDYSMTSDMESFFAKNDVKIIEQNYLDRISVKIETDKEMESEIEALNGVIVVKL, encoded by the coding sequence ATGAATACTGTAAAAAATGAAACTGTTATAGAATTTGAGGAAAAAAAATCAAAATTTCTAGGTTATATAAAACCAGTAAACAGTGTAAAGGAAGCTGAAAAATTTATAAACGAAATAAAGGCAATGCACCCTAATGCGACACATAATGTTCCTCTGTACAGAGTAGTAGAAAACGGTCAGGAGTATTTTAAGTATAACGATGACGGTGAGCCTAGCAGCACTGCCGGAAAACCTATGGCTGAAATATTAAATATTCTTGATATATATAATGTGGCATTAGTGGCAACAAGATATTTTGGCGGAATAAAGCTGGGAGCCGGGGGACTTATAAGAAATTATGCCAAGACGGCAAAACTGGCAGTGAATGAAGCCGGGATCACAGAATACAGGGAAAGGGCAGTTTTTATTCTTGATTATGATTATTCCATGACTTCGGATATGGAGAGCTTTTTTGCCAAAAATGATGTGAAAATAATTGAACAAAATTATCTTGACAGAATATCCGTAAAAATAGAAACTGATAAAGAGATGGAAAGTGAAATAGAGGCTTTAAACGGTGTTATTGTGGTTAAATTATAA
- a CDS encoding site-2 protease family protein → MKNFYKKFKEANPKFSGIKLLFIIALFVFAIGNTFRSFEFSIDYIIVFAAFIIAAVSHEVAHGYAAYLFGDDTAKKAGRLSFNPLKHIDLQGLLLPILLLLCGVKFLIGWAKPVPVNFSRLRPYRTGFFVVSVAGIFVNFVLAAVSLLLLRTFFSDSYHIFYEDIMVRGDLLHEIVVKFFIYFFFINVLLGVFNLIPVTPLDGGRIVYSFAPKPVKDFYDRIEKYGILIVFALLWAGLFSNIFEKVFDFLIKLLGG, encoded by the coding sequence ATGAAAAATTTTTATAAAAAATTTAAAGAGGCAAATCCTAAATTTTCAGGGATAAAGCTTCTTTTCATAATAGCATTATTTGTTTTTGCAATTGGGAATACCTTTAGATCTTTTGAGTTTTCCATAGATTATATAATTGTTTTTGCGGCATTTATTATTGCAGCAGTATCACATGAGGTGGCACACGGATACGCAGCCTACCTTTTTGGCGATGATACTGCCAAAAAAGCAGGAAGGCTGTCTTTTAACCCTTTAAAGCATATAGATTTACAGGGACTGCTTCTTCCGATACTTCTTCTTTTATGCGGAGTAAAATTTCTGATAGGATGGGCAAAACCTGTTCCTGTGAATTTTAGCAGACTGCGTCCGTATAGAACAGGGTTTTTCGTAGTGTCTGTAGCTGGGATTTTTGTGAATTTTGTTCTGGCAGCTGTTTCACTTCTCCTGCTTCGAACATTTTTTTCAGATTCATATCATATTTTTTATGAAGATATAATGGTAAGAGGAGACCTTTTACATGAGATAGTCGTAAAATTTTTTATATATTTTTTCTTTATTAATGTATTACTCGGGGTTTTTAACCTGATTCCCGTTACACCGCTTGACGGTGGAAGAATAGTATATTCTTTTGCTCCAAAGCCTGTAAAGGATTTTTATGACAGAATTGAAAAATACGGTATATTAATAGTATTTGCATTGTTATGGGCGGGCTTATTCAGTAATATATTTGAAAAAGTATTTGATTTTTTGATAAAGCTGCTTGGAGGATAA
- a CDS encoding HAD family hydrolase codes for MKNIIFDLGNVLILFDPSGYVNKSVSPEKREKFLDVVFKSDEWKKLDLGTLSYENAKKIFKEKLKDCDSEVDILFGDNLYSLLKPIMKNTELLKNLKKNYNLYILSNFHKESFETVSSKHEFFSYFDGGIVSAYHQCLKPDERIYRLLIEKYGLKPEETLFIDDLAENVEAAGKIGINTIHLTDYNTLSDRLKSKNIIF; via the coding sequence ATGAAAAATATTATATTTGATCTGGGAAATGTATTAATATTATTTGATCCTTCGGGATATGTGAATAAATCAGTAAGTCCGGAAAAAAGAGAAAAATTTCTAGATGTGGTTTTCAAAAGTGATGAGTGGAAAAAACTGGATTTGGGAACTCTTAGTTATGAGAATGCCAAAAAAATATTTAAAGAAAAGCTGAAGGACTGTGACAGTGAAGTGGATATACTGTTTGGGGATAATCTTTACAGTCTTTTGAAGCCCATAATGAAAAATACTGAGCTTTTAAAGAATTTGAAAAAAAACTATAATTTGTATATTTTATCTAATTTTCATAAGGAATCTTTTGAAACGGTAAGTTCAAAGCATGAATTTTTCAGTTACTTTGACGGGGGTATTGTTTCGGCATACCATCAGTGCTTAAAGCCCGATGAAAGGATATACAGACTTCTCATTGAAAAATACGGTCTAAAACCGGAAGAAACTTTGTTTATCGACGATTTGGCTGAAAATGTGGAGGCTGCGGGAAAAATAGGAATAAATACTATACATTTAACAGATTATAATACTCTTTCCGACAGATTGAAAAGTAAAAATATAATATTTTAG
- a CDS encoding ComEC/Rec2 family competence protein, with translation MSELIRIFSALICAVLLYMNIKITGIVFILLIITVLFYFFIKEKNLIYVILLLVFYIYLNLVTYNGDLSGERKLFVKFDGRTGTVLRIDNRYTDKRIFINNTGYPYGFYTLTYKIQQIKKKNGIFTINGRLKEIKEGKLNFIRNFMLQKLENAFDGEYDISVFAKAAVLGEKGNIDEEFNRMFKNTGLSHLIVISGLLIGLIIIVFLKIFENTIYSYKMKYILTWSLLSVYCAVIGFSVSVLRTYITGSIMIFSKIFFEEKDSRKSFFISLIVTVMILPYSLFDISFQLSYGAVGSILFIYPVFERLYSAKCRIKDNFINHILKTALLSFVIQIMTFPVFLYNFQTMPVFSFLCNIVGIPLGTLLIQLIFLVLLLNVFGIELFNKIFLLIIKFIFNAFETIIYFLDKIPLLQINTEIHIHWVFILFYYIIIAAGIQFLRYYEIKYGYKKPLSIK, from the coding sequence ATGTCAGAGCTGATCAGAATATTTTCGGCTTTAATATGTGCGGTGCTTTTATATATGAATATTAAAATTACCGGTATTGTGTTTATTCTTTTGATTATTACAGTATTATTTTATTTCTTCATAAAGGAAAAAAATCTTATTTATGTCATTTTACTGTTAGTATTTTATATTTATCTGAATTTAGTCACTTATAACGGTGATTTAAGCGGTGAAAGAAAGCTGTTTGTGAAGTTTGACGGGAGAACCGGAACTGTTTTAAGAATTGATAACAGATATACGGATAAAAGGATATTTATTAATAATACAGGTTACCCTTATGGTTTTTACACATTGACATATAAGATACAGCAGATAAAAAAGAAAAACGGGATATTTACAATAAATGGAAGGCTGAAAGAAATTAAAGAGGGAAAATTGAATTTTATCAGGAATTTTATGCTTCAGAAGCTGGAAAATGCTTTTGACGGGGAATATGATATCAGTGTATTTGCCAAGGCAGCGGTACTCGGAGAAAAAGGAAATATTGACGAGGAATTTAACAGAATGTTCAAGAACACAGGACTTTCACATCTCATAGTAATATCAGGACTTCTTATAGGGCTTATAATTATAGTCTTTCTAAAAATTTTTGAAAATACAATATATTCCTATAAAATGAAATATATACTGACATGGAGCCTGCTCTCTGTTTATTGTGCGGTAATAGGTTTTTCGGTTTCTGTGCTGCGGACATATATTACCGGAAGTATTATGATTTTTTCAAAGATATTCTTTGAGGAGAAGGACAGCAGAAAATCCTTTTTTATATCCCTGATAGTCACAGTTATGATTCTGCCTTATTCATTATTTGATATATCATTTCAGCTTTCATACGGTGCAGTGGGAAGTATTCTTTTTATATATCCTGTTTTTGAGAGACTGTATTCAGCTAAATGCAGAATAAAAGATAATTTTATCAATCATATCCTGAAAACGGCTCTTTTAAGTTTTGTGATTCAGATAATGACATTTCCTGTATTTTTATATAATTTTCAGACAATGCCAGTGTTTTCATTTTTGTGCAATATAGTCGGGATACCATTGGGAACTCTACTGATACAGCTGATATTTCTGGTCTTGCTCTTGAATGTTTTCGGAATAGAGCTTTTTAATAAAATATTTCTTTTAATAATAAAATTTATATTTAATGCTTTTGAGACAATTATATATTTTCTGGATAAAATTCCTCTGCTGCAGATAAATACTGAAATTCATATACACTGGGTATTTATACTGTTTTACTATATTATAATTGCAGCCGGAATACAGTTTTTAAGATATTATGAAATAAAATACGGCTATAAAAAACCGCTTTCAATTAAGTGA
- the ruvA gene encoding Holliday junction branch migration protein RuvA: MFEYIRGELTVKKIDYVALEVNGIAYKIFISLKTYDMLTEDTEKLFIYTNVKEDDFSLYGFKTESERELFKALVSISGVGPKLGLAILSTFNTQEVIDIVIEENAKLLVRVPGLGQKKAQKLIVDLKDKVKKLNVIGIAQDGSHDTASSVSSTKALIMKEDLKLALESLGYSNADVSKWIKDEEIEKYERVEDAIRDILKKIQSK, encoded by the coding sequence ATGTTTGAATATATAAGAGGAGAACTCACGGTAAAAAAGATAGATTATGTGGCTCTTGAAGTAAACGGTATTGCATACAAAATATTCATCTCACTAAAAACCTATGATATGCTTACAGAGGATACTGAAAAATTATTTATTTACACTAATGTAAAGGAAGATGATTTTTCATTATACGGATTTAAGACTGAAAGTGAAAGAGAGCTGTTCAAAGCATTGGTAAGTATAAGCGGAGTAGGGCCTAAGCTCGGGCTGGCGATACTTTCCACATTTAATACACAAGAAGTGATCGACATAGTAATAGAGGAAAATGCCAAGCTTCTTGTAAGGGTACCGGGATTAGGGCAGAAAAAAGCCCAAAAGCTGATTGTGGATCTGAAAGATAAGGTAAAGAAGCTCAATGTAATCGGGATTGCACAGGATGGAAGCCACGATACAGCGAGCAGCGTATCCAGCACAAAGGCACTTATTATGAAGGAAGACTTAAAGCTTGCGCTTGAATCTCTCGGTTATTCCAATGCTGATGTATCAAAGTGGATAAAAGATGAGGAAATAGAGAAATATGAGCGTGTAGAAGATGCGATAAGAGATATTTTAAAAAAAATACAATCAAAATAA
- the murI gene encoding glutamate racemase, with amino-acid sequence MSIGIFDSGLGGLTVLKEVRKIFPNEEIFYFGDTARVPYGEKTKELIIRYSKEITDFLLTKNINVLVVACNTATALALEELKAVYDIPVIGVIEAGVRSALSVTKTNEIGVIGTKATINSEKYKQEIHRRNKDIVVYQKACPLFVHVVEEGLLDGEIIESIIKHYLGDFDDKVDTLILGCTHYPLLKKEIQKIYPDLNLIDPAMETALDLKKVLTENNAAENKGGHVKFYVSDGVQNFRNIGSMFLDEEIEDIELIKL; translated from the coding sequence ATGTCAATAGGGATATTTGATTCTGGTCTTGGAGGACTTACAGTATTGAAGGAAGTAAGAAAAATATTTCCAAATGAAGAAATTTTTTATTTCGGTGATACTGCACGTGTTCCTTACGGAGAAAAGACAAAAGAGCTGATAATAAGATATTCAAAAGAAATAACTGATTTTCTTTTGACCAAGAATATCAATGTACTTGTGGTTGCATGCAATACAGCAACGGCACTTGCACTGGAAGAGCTGAAAGCAGTCTATGATATACCGGTAATAGGTGTGATAGAGGCGGGAGTGAGAAGTGCACTTTCGGTAACTAAAACTAATGAGATAGGTGTAATAGGAACAAAAGCAACTATAAATTCCGAGAAGTATAAGCAGGAAATACACAGGAGAAATAAGGATATAGTAGTGTATCAGAAAGCATGCCCTTTATTCGTTCATGTGGTAGAAGAAGGACTTTTGGACGGGGAAATAATAGAAAGTATTATAAAACACTATCTGGGGGATTTTGATGATAAAGTAGATACCCTTATTTTAGGATGTACTCATTATCCGCTTTTGAAAAAGGAAATACAGAAAATTTATCCAGATCTGAATCTCATAGATCCGGCAATGGAAACTGCACTTGATCTGAAAAAAGTGCTGACAGAAAATAATGCTGCAGAAAATAAAGGCGGCCATGTAAAATTTTATGTATCTGACGGTGTACAAAATTTCAGGAATATAGGCAGTATGTTTCTTGATGAAGAAATAGAAGATATAGAGCTGATAAAGCTCTGA
- a CDS encoding metal-sensitive transcriptional regulator, protein MKQSKENEIKEKRKAEHANDLKDSLVKRLNRIEGQIRGIKKMVEEDIYCDEILHQIMSAKASLDGVSKELLKAHINSCVVRQIKEGKEEVVDELMVTIKKMIK, encoded by the coding sequence ATGAAGCAGAGTAAAGAAAATGAAATCAAAGAGAAAAGAAAAGCAGAGCATGCCAATGACTTAAAAGATTCTCTCGTAAAAAGACTGAACAGAATAGAGGGGCAGATAAGAGGAATAAAAAAAATGGTAGAAGAAGATATATACTGTGATGAGATACTCCATCAGATAATGTCTGCCAAAGCCTCACTGGACGGAGTGTCAAAAGAACTGTTGAAGGCTCATATAAACAGCTGTGTAGTACGGCAGATAAAAGAAGGCAAGGAAGAAGTGGTAGATGAGCTTATGGTTACCATAAAAAAAATGATAAAATGA
- a CDS encoding heavy metal translocating P-type ATPase, whose protein sequence is MKTGLYDVKGMTCTACAGAIERGLGKLDGIKEANVNFATEKLKVEYDEAKYDFDKIKNEVKKIGYDLADDEKIKKVSVSISGMTCSACSAAVERSVLKLEGIKKASVNFANGTGYFEYDPAAVNIGKIKEKITEAGYKPLDADMKEEEKEDLYNKEIRSLGIKFIVSLIFAVPLLYVAMGHMMGLHLPDFINPEINPGNFAIAQVILVIPILVAGNGFFVRGFRNLLKRSPNMDSLIAVGTSAAVLYGSFSVYQIFSGQVHYVMDLYFESAGVIITLILLGKFLEAKTKGKTSSAIKKLIGLQPKKAVIIKDGEPHEVLIEEINAGDIILVKPGEKIPVDGIVVKGHTSVDESMLTGESIPVGKKADDKVIGGSINKNGSIEFRATKVGTDTMLSQIIKLVEEAQGSKAPISRMADTISGYFVPIVMVIAVIAGLAWYISGSGLVFALTIFIAVLVIACPCALGLATPTAIMVGTGKGAENGILIKSGEALETTHSIDTIIFDKTGTITQGKPVVTDVIADNEGIFLQYAASAEKGSEHPLAEAVMAYSKERNIELYNAEKFENIPGYGIKCEVNGKTVFLGNKKLMTENNMDISKFEKDFDRLSDEGKTVVFLAADGKTEGIAAIADVVKESSARAVKELHEMGIKVVMLTGDNRKTAEYIAKQVGIDEVIAEVLPDEKSNAVKSYQKKGDFVAMVGDGINDSPALAQANVGIAIGSGTDVAIESADIVLIRSDILDVVNAIKLSKATIRNIKQNLFWAFAYNTLGIPFAAGVFYAFGGPKLDPMIAALAMSLSSVSVLLNALRLKFFKAENYKFRKKTKKYKGSENFMEKELKVKGMSCEHCVKRVKTAVESIDGVSSVSVDLNSGAVKYSAEKDVIKEVIEKIKEAGYEAE, encoded by the coding sequence ATGAAAACCGGATTATATGATGTAAAGGGAATGACATGTACAGCCTGTGCAGGAGCTATAGAGAGAGGTCTCGGCAAACTGGACGGTATAAAAGAAGCAAATGTAAACTTTGCTACTGAAAAATTAAAAGTAGAATATGATGAAGCAAAGTATGACTTTGATAAAATAAAAAATGAAGTGAAAAAAATTGGCTATGATCTGGCTGATGATGAGAAAATAAAGAAAGTTTCGGTTTCAATAAGCGGTATGACATGCTCAGCATGTTCTGCGGCAGTGGAGAGAAGTGTATTAAAATTAGAGGGAATTAAAAAAGCTTCTGTAAATTTTGCCAATGGAACAGGATATTTTGAATACGATCCTGCTGCTGTAAATATAGGGAAGATAAAGGAAAAAATAACAGAGGCCGGGTATAAACCGCTGGATGCCGATATGAAAGAAGAGGAAAAGGAAGATTTATACAATAAAGAAATCAGAAGTTTAGGTATAAAATTTATTGTTTCACTTATATTTGCAGTTCCGCTGCTATATGTGGCAATGGGACATATGATGGGACTTCATCTTCCTGATTTTATAAATCCTGAAATTAATCCCGGAAACTTTGCGATTGCTCAGGTAATTCTGGTAATTCCTATACTTGTAGCAGGAAACGGATTTTTTGTAAGAGGATTCAGAAATTTGCTTAAGAGAAGTCCTAATATGGATTCACTGATAGCTGTGGGTACATCGGCAGCAGTATTATACGGATCATTTTCGGTGTATCAGATATTTTCAGGGCAGGTACATTATGTGATGGACTTGTATTTTGAGTCGGCAGGAGTGATAATAACCCTTATTCTTCTTGGGAAGTTTCTTGAAGCCAAAACAAAAGGGAAAACTTCTTCCGCAATAAAGAAATTAATCGGGCTGCAGCCGAAAAAAGCAGTGATAATAAAAGACGGAGAGCCGCATGAGGTTCTTATTGAAGAAATAAATGCCGGGGATATTATCCTTGTAAAACCTGGAGAAAAGATACCCGTGGACGGTATAGTGGTAAAAGGACATACCAGTGTTGATGAGTCCATGCTTACCGGTGAAAGCATACCTGTGGGTAAAAAAGCAGATGACAAAGTAATAGGCGGAAGTATAAATAAGAATGGAAGTATAGAATTCAGAGCTACCAAAGTAGGTACAGATACAATGCTTTCCCAGATTATAAAGCTGGTGGAAGAAGCTCAGGGGTCAAAAGCTCCTATCTCAAGAATGGCTGATACGATTTCGGGATATTTTGTTCCAATAGTAATGGTTATAGCGGTAATAGCAGGTCTGGCATGGTATATAAGCGGATCAGGTCTTGTATTTGCACTTACGATTTTTATAGCGGTCTTGGTAATAGCCTGTCCGTGTGCGCTGGGGCTGGCAACTCCTACTGCAATAATGGTAGGAACCGGAAAAGGTGCCGAAAACGGTATACTCATAAAAAGCGGTGAGGCTCTGGAAACTACACACAGTATAGATACTATAATATTTGATAAAACAGGAACTATAACACAGGGGAAACCTGTAGTAACAGATGTAATTGCAGATAATGAAGGTATTTTTCTGCAGTATGCGGCAAGTGCCGAAAAAGGCTCTGAGCATCCTCTTGCAGAAGCTGTAATGGCTTACAGTAAAGAGCGGAACATAGAATTATATAACGCAGAGAAGTTTGAAAATATTCCGGGATATGGGATAAAATGTGAAGTTAACGGAAAAACGGTATTCCTTGGAAATAAAAAATTAATGACAGAAAATAATATGGATATAAGTAAATTTGAAAAAGATTTTGACAGACTCTCTGATGAAGGGAAAACTGTAGTCTTCCTTGCTGCAGATGGAAAAACAGAGGGAATAGCAGCAATAGCGGATGTAGTAAAGGAAAGCAGCGCAAGGGCAGTGAAGGAACTTCATGAAATGGGAATAAAAGTAGTAATGCTTACCGGAGATAACAGAAAAACTGCCGAATATATAGCAAAGCAAGTGGGAATAGACGAAGTTATAGCAGAGGTTCTTCCTGATGAAAAATCAAATGCCGTAAAATCTTATCAGAAAAAAGGAGATTTCGTAGCAATGGTTGGTGACGGGATAAATGATTCACCTGCACTGGCTCAGGCAAATGTGGGTATAGCAATAGGAAGCGGAACCGATGTAGCAATAGAATCAGCAGATATAGTACTTATCAGAAGTGATATTCTTGATGTTGTCAACGCAATAAAATTAAGCAAGGCTACGATAAGAAACATAAAGCAGAACTTATTCTGGGCATTTGCCTATAATACTTTGGGTATACCATTTGCAGCAGGTGTATTCTATGCATTCGGAGGCCCGAAGCTGGATCCTATGATTGCGGCACTGGCTATGTCCTTGAGTTCGGTATCAGTATTGCTGAATGCCCTCAGGCTGAAATTTTTTAAAGCTGAAAATTATAAGTTCAGAAAGAAAACAAAAAAATACAAAGGAAGTGAGAATTTTATGGAAAAAGAATTAAAAGTAAAAGGTATGAGCTGTGAGCATTGTGTAAAGAGAGTAAAGACAGCAGTAGAAAGTATAGATGGTGTAAGCTCTGTATCTGTGGATTTGAATTCGGGAGCTGTAAAGTATAGTGCAGAAAAAGATGTTATAAAAGAAGTCATAGAAAAAATAAAAGAGGCAGGATATGAAGCAGAGTAA
- a CDS encoding tyrosine-protein phosphatase — MTELNKKRQIVLEGAHNVRDIGGYKAENGKITRWKKFIRSDGLESLTKSDISKLLDYGLSIDIDLRSDMEYEAWVDVLQYCNEVDYYQIQLLKDLKITFGSLGGIYVDASDSCKKAFYKVFRLMADNPEKTILFHCAAGKDRTGMTAALLLMLAGVSKEDIILDYTVTRENLHSVLDRFSRENDENLKDYLGSEREYIEKFVDHIEKKYGGAEAYMSKIGLKESEIRSLKESFLEDAE; from the coding sequence ATGACTGAATTAAATAAAAAGAGACAGATTGTGCTAGAAGGAGCGCATAATGTAAGAGATATAGGCGGATATAAAGCTGAAAACGGCAAGATTACCAGATGGAAAAAATTTATCCGTTCAGATGGACTAGAGAGTCTTACTAAATCTGATATAAGTAAGCTCCTTGATTACGGATTAAGCATTGACATAGATTTAAGGTCAGATATGGAATATGAAGCATGGGTAGATGTTCTGCAGTATTGTAATGAGGTAGACTATTATCAGATTCAGCTGCTGAAGGATCTGAAAATAACTTTCGGATCACTCGGCGGAATATACGTGGATGCCTCTGATTCATGTAAAAAGGCATTTTACAAAGTATTCAGGCTGATGGCAGATAATCCCGAAAAGACTATATTGTTTCACTGTGCTGCAGGCAAAGACAGAACAGGTATGACAGCAGCACTTCTGCTAATGCTCGCAGGAGTATCAAAGGAAGATATAATATTGGATTATACTGTAACCAGAGAGAATTTACACTCTGTTTTGGACAGATTTTCTCGTGAAAATGACGAGAATCTGAAGGATTATCTCGGGTCTGAAAGAGAATATATTGAAAAATTTGTTGATCATATAGAAAAAAAGTACGGGGGAGCAGAAGCCTATATGAGTAAAATCGGGCTTAAAGAGAGTGAAATAAGGTCATTAAAAGAAAGTTTTCTTGAGGATGCAGAATAA